CAGCTGTTTCCGGCGGCGGCGGGCACCCCCTCCAGCCGGCTGGCCAGCCGGGATGCCGGGGCCGCGCCGGCCTCGCTCACGGCCTACCCCAACCCCAGCCCCGAAGGCGACGCCACGCTCGTGCTGACGGCGGCGAGGGCCCAAACAGCCACCGTGCAGGTGCGTAACGCCCACGGCCGGCTGGTGCGCGTGTTTACCGTGCCCGTTCAGGCGGGCCCGACCGAGTTCCGCCTACCCGGTGCCCTGCCCAGGGGCACCTACTTCGTGCAAACCCGCCTCGACGGCCAGACCCGGCGCTTGGTTCTCCGGGTCGAGTAGGCTGACGCAGAAGCCGGCTGCCGGATGCGCCCTCGTTTCTATGGTCTTGCCCTTATCAACAACCTACAACCTAACCACTTACCAACTAACCTACAACCGCTCTATGCTGACACCTGCCTTTTTTTCTCCCGCGCGGCTAGCACTTGCCGCGGCCCTGCTGCTGGGCCGCGGCGCGGCCCGCGCCCAAGATAGTACGTTTCCGGCCGATGGCGGCGTTATCGACGTAACCAAGGCGCCCTACAATGCCAAGGGCGACGGCGTAACCGACGACACCCAGGCCATTCTGCGCGCCCTGGCCGACGAAAACATTGCCAACCAGCGCCGCATCGTGTACCTGCCCAAGGGCACCTACCTGGTGAGCGGGACGCTGCTGTGGCCCAAGGGCCTGAAAAGCGGCGACGACTACAAGCGCACCACCTTGCAGGGCGTCAACAAGGCCGGCACCATTATCCGGCTCAAAGACGGCGCCGCTGGCTTCGGCGACGCGGCCAGCCCCAAGCCCGTGGTTGATACCCAGCTCAACGCCGCCAACGGCTTTGAAAACACGATTTCGGACCTGACCGTGGACGTGGGCCGGCGCAACCCCGGCGCCACCGGCATCAAGTTCAACTCCAACAACGGCGGCGGGGTGTACAACGTGCGCATCAAGTCCTCGGACCCGGCCAAGGCCGGCGTAGCGGGCCTGAACCTGGGCTACCCCCGCAACGGGCAGCACCTGATTAAGAACGTGGCCGTGGATGGCTTCGACACCGGCATTATCACCGGCTCGGACAAGATTAACAGCGTGGTGCTGGAAAGCATTGACGTGCGCAACCAGCGGGTGTGCGGGGTTTACAACTACTTTCAGGCCGTGACCATCCGCGGCCTGCGCAGCACCAACGCCGTGCCGGCCGTGCGCAGCGGCGGCAACGCCATGAGCCTGCACCTGCTGGATGCCGTCATTACGGGCTCGGGCAATGCCAGCACGCGCACGGCCATCGAAATCTTCAACACCGACCCCGACCAGTACGGCGGCATCCGGGCCACCATGCAAACCTTTCTGCGCAACATTCAGGTGACGGGCTACCAGCACTCGGCCATCAGCTTCAACAAGGTGCGCTTTGGCGTGGATACCCTCGACGGCAACATCACGGAATACGTGTCGCACGGGGTGTACTCGCTGTTTCCCGGCAACGCCACCCGGTCGCTGGGCCTAGCCGTGCGCGAAACGCCCGCCGTGGCCTGGGGCACCCCCACCGATACCGCCGACTGGGTGCGGGTCCGGGGCTTTACCGGGGCCGCTATTCAGGCCGCCATCGACCGGGCCGGGGCCCAGACCGTGTACCTGCCCAACGGCACCTATACCGTTACCCAGCCCATTATCATTCGCGGCTCGGTGCGGCGCATCATCGGCCTGCGCGCCCTGCTGCAAGGAGCGGCCAGCCCCACTTTCCGGTTCGAGAACGGCACGGCTCCTGCCGTGGTGGTGCAGCACCTGAACTTCCCCAGCCTCGAACACGCCGCCAGCCGCACGCTGGTGGTCCGCAACAGCCAGATGGGCCTGTACAGCAACACCGGCCGCGGCGACATCTACGTGGAGGAGGTGATTGGCGGGCACTGGCGCGTGAGCAACCAGCGCCTCTGGGCCCGCATGGTTAACCTCGAAGACCAGTTCAGCGCCCAAACCAAGCTGGTCAACGACGGCGGCACGGTGTGGATTCTGGGGCTGAAAACCGAGCACCCCGGCGTGGCCGTGGAAACCACGGGCGGCGGCCGCACCGAAGTGCTGGGCGGCATGATTTACAACAACGGAGGGGCCAAAGCCACGCCGGCCTTCATCAACCGGGAGTCGACGGTGTCGCTGGCCGTTTCGGCCTACGGCGCCGGCAACGCCGTGTACCAGGACCTGGTGGTGGAAACCCGCAACGGCGTCACGGACACGCTCCGGCGGGCCGACGTGCCCCTGCGCGACTTGGCCGGCACGCTGCCCCTGTACGTGGGCGGGCCGGTGGGCACCACTACGGCCACGCAAAGCGCCGCCCCGGCCGCGGCTACCAGCCTGGCCGCTTACCCCAACCCCAGCGCCGGCCACCCCACCGTGGTGCTGACGGCCCGCCGGGCCCAGACGGCCGTGGTGGAAGTGCACAACGAGCGGGGCAAGCTCCTGGGCCAGCACCGTGTGGGGTTGCGCGCCGGCCGTACGGAGTGCCGCTTGCCCGGCATTCTGCCCCAGGGCATCTACTACCTCAAGGCCCGCATTGATGGGGAAAACCGGAGCTTCACGCTGCAAGTGGAGTAACTCGGCCAACTAGGGCATACGGACAATTGCTAGCACCAGCAGAGGGCGGCAAAGAAGTGGAGGAAGCCCAAGAAGCTGCAGGCGGTCTTGTCGTAGCGCGTGGCTAGGCGGCGAAAATCCTTGAGGCGGTTAAAAAACCGTTCGATCCGGTTGCGTTGGCGGTAGCGGGCCCGGTCAATAAGCCGGCAATACGTGCGGTTTTTCTTGCTGGGAATGACTACTTCGGCCCCCCGCTGCACTACCGCTTCGACAATGACATTGGTATCGTAGCCCTTGTCAGCTAGCACGAAGTGCACCGGCCCGACGGCGTCGAGCAGCTCCAAAGCCCGGCAGCAGTCGGCTTGCTGGCCGGGCCCGAGCAGCAGCGCGTGCGGCCGGCCCCGCTCGTCGACGGCCGCATGCACCTTGGTCGTCAGTCCGCCGCGGCTGCGCCCGAGGGCCTCGTCACCGGCGCGTTTTTTTTCACCTGCCCGCTGGCGCGCTGATGCGCCCGCAGGATGGTCGAGTCAAGTAGCACCGACTCGAGTTCCGGCACGCGCACGGCCGTGAACAAGCGCTGCCAGGTGCCTTTTTGCGCCCAGCGCAACGCCCGCTTGCGGATCGTGTCGTGCTTGCCAAAGTGCTCAGGCAGCACGCGCCACGTGCCGCCGTGGCGCATCACCCATAGCACCGCATTCAAAAACAAGCGGTTATCGGCCGCCGTGCGACCTACGTCGCCAGCCTTACCGGCCAGATGCGGCGCCAGCTTCGCCCACGCCGCTTCACTCAATTCATCTCCGGTCAGGCCCATGCACGCAAAGATAATTGTCCGTATGCCCTAGGGGCCGGGGCCGACCCGTGAATTCTGCCCCGGCTCGGGTGCGCCGCTTCGGCTGCTTCCGTAGGGCTTTACCTCGCGCCAGCCGCTCAGTCGCCGTATCGGTGCGCCGGGCGGCTGGCGTAATTATAGCCAGTAAGCAAGCTCCTGACGCGCTACAGTAGTGGCAGCGCACTATTATACAATCCGGTGGCGGCTGGCCTCCAATTAGTTGGAGGCAGGCTGTGCATAACTACGAAATAAAGTAAGTCAGGGCTCCTGGCGGCTGATTTCGTGGTAGGACCCTGCAACCAAAAAACTTGATTTTTCCTAGTGTTTACACGGCTACGTTGCGCTTTACCAGCAGCATCCGCTACAGCCTGCCCGGTGCGGGCTAGGCCCCGGCCCCCGGCTGCCCGTTCGGCTGGGGCAGCCCAGGGGCGCGTCGCTACTGGGGCCTGACGCGGCAGCAACGAACGCCAACTACTTCCAAGACAACACACTCCCTTTTCCACTACCAATCTTCCTCCCATGAGAAAAGCACTTTTACTTCTTGCTCTTACTGGTTTGGCGGCTTTACCCGCTCAGGCCCAGCGCGACCCGCTGCTATGGCCCTTCGACAAAACCTCTATCTGGAACATGCCCCTGCACAACAATGCGGTGTATGTGCCGGCGGGCTTGAAAGCCCCTACCAGTTGGGTGGTGACGGCCGAGGAAGACATTATCATTATGACCCCCAACGCCCCGGCCACGCCGGTTTACCAGAACTGGGCCGGCTGGGACCGAAGCAAGTCGCCCTGCGCCAGGGAAGGCAGCGTGCTGGCCACGGTTCCGATTCCGGCAAATTTCTTCGTCGACCGGGCAGAATGCTGCACGCCCAACAACTGCGCGGCCATTCTGACGAGCGACGGCAGCACCATCTGGCAGGGGCTGCCCTTTTACCGGTGCAGCGGCTCCAGCTACGCCACGGTCAACTACGCCAGTGGCACCTACAACTGGGACGGCGTGCGCAACACTCTGACCGGCGACGGCCGCAATGGCTCCCACGGGGCGTCGGCTATGTCGGCGCTGGGCGGCGTCATCCGGGTGGGGGAGCTGCGGCCCGGCCGCCGGATTCCGCACGCCCTGAAGCTGGTCATCGGGGC
This region of Hymenobacter sp. YIM 151500-1 genomic DNA includes:
- a CDS encoding glycoside hydrolase family 55 protein, whose amino-acid sequence is MLTPAFFSPARLALAAALLLGRGAARAQDSTFPADGGVIDVTKAPYNAKGDGVTDDTQAILRALADENIANQRRIVYLPKGTYLVSGTLLWPKGLKSGDDYKRTTLQGVNKAGTIIRLKDGAAGFGDAASPKPVVDTQLNAANGFENTISDLTVDVGRRNPGATGIKFNSNNGGGVYNVRIKSSDPAKAGVAGLNLGYPRNGQHLIKNVAVDGFDTGIITGSDKINSVVLESIDVRNQRVCGVYNYFQAVTIRGLRSTNAVPAVRSGGNAMSLHLLDAVITGSGNASTRTAIEIFNTDPDQYGGIRATMQTFLRNIQVTGYQHSAISFNKVRFGVDTLDGNITEYVSHGVYSLFPGNATRSLGLAVRETPAVAWGTPTDTADWVRVRGFTGAAIQAAIDRAGAQTVYLPNGTYTVTQPIIIRGSVRRIIGLRALLQGAASPTFRFENGTAPAVVVQHLNFPSLEHAASRTLVVRNSQMGLYSNTGRGDIYVEEVIGGHWRVSNQRLWARMVNLEDQFSAQTKLVNDGGTVWILGLKTEHPGVAVETTGGGRTEVLGGMIYNNGGAKATPAFINRESTVSLAVSAYGAGNAVYQDLVVETRNGVTDTLRRADVPLRDLAGTLPLYVGGPVGTTTATQSAAPAAATSLAAYPNPSAGHPTVVLTARRAQTAVVEVHNERGKLLGQHRVGLRAGRTECRLPGILPQGIYYLKARIDGENRSFTLQVE
- a CDS encoding transposase; this encodes MGLTGDELSEAAWAKLAPHLAGKAGDVGRTAADNRLFLNAVLWVMRHGGTWRVLPEHFGKHDTIRKRALRWAQKGTWQRLFTAVRVPELESVLLDSTILRAHQRASGQVKKNAPVTRPSGAAAAD